A region of the Candidatus Methylomirabilota bacterium genome:
ACACGGCGGGGCTCGCCGGCCTGCCCCTGGTCTTGCCCGCCGAGGCGCGAGGGGCGCGCCACGTCTATCACCTCTACGTCGTGCGCACCCCTCAGCGCGACCAGCTCGCCGCCTTCCTGAAGGACCAGGGCGTGGCCACGGGCATCCACTACCCCGTGGCCTGTCACCGCCAGCCCGCCGTGGAGCATCTCAAGCCGCCCGCGCTCGAGCACACCGACCGCATCGTCAAGGAGATCCTCACCCTGCCCATCTCGGCCGGGCACACGGAGGCCGAGATCGACGAAGTCGTCGCCGGGGTCAGGGCGTTCTTCAAGAAGTGAGCGAGTCGCTCCGGATCCTCCAGCTCTACCCGAAGTCCGATTTCTTCACGGGAGCCGCCGTCCAGCTCCTCGAGCTGGCCCGAGGACTCCAGGAGCGCGGCCATCACGTCGTGGTGACCACGCGGCCCGGCGAGGGC
Encoded here:
- a CDS encoding DegT/DnrJ/EryC1/StrS family aminotransferase gives rise to the protein PSKNLTVMGDGGLLVTDDDEVAARCRRLRDHGRQNKDIHVEIGFNLRFNDIQAAVGRVLLRRLDAMNDHRRQLAARYTAGLAGLPLVLPAEARGARHVYHLYVVRTPQRDQLAAFLKDQGVATGIHYPVACHRQPAVEHLKPPALEHTDRIVKEILTLPISAGHTEAEIDEVVAGVRAFFKK